In the genome of Quercus robur chromosome 3, dhQueRobu3.1, whole genome shotgun sequence, one region contains:
- the LOC126719503 gene encoding uncharacterized protein LOC126719503, with product MQIKDEEALTYLGKLKGDPNKRSRDKYCHFHCDHGHDTADCYDLKQQIKALIKQGRLQKFVRKEKADPPPQEQSRQRDNEPPRPPIGDIRMIIGGTATTGLSKKAHKTYLRMDQSVQLTGSVPKIARTEGPVIGFSEEDTQWLHHPYDDALVVNIQVGGYNMHRVLVNNGSSTDILYYLAFQQMGIDRE from the coding sequence atgcagatcaaggacgaggaagCCCTGACCTACCTTGGAAAGCTGAAGGGAGATCCTAACAAGCGATCAAGGGACAAATATTGCCATTTCCACTGCGACCACGGTCATGACACGGCCGATTGTTATGACTTAAAGCAGCAGATCAAAGCCCTTATCAAGCAAGGGAGATTGCAAAAGTTTGTCAGAAAGGAGAAAGCGGATCCACCTCCTCAAGAACAGTCCCGCCAACGGGATAATGAGCCCCCTAGACCCCCCATAGGAGACATTAGGATGATCATAGGGGGAACAGCAACTACTGGGTTGTCAAAGAAGGCCCACAAGACTTACCTCAGGATGGACCAGAGTGTCCAGCTGACGGGCTCCGTGCCAAAGATAGCGCGAACAGAAGGCCCCGTCATTGGATTCTCGGAAGAAGATACGCAATGGCTTCACCACCCGTATGACGATGCGCTTGTTGTCAACATTCAAGTAGGGGGCTACAACATGCATCGGGTGCTGGTCAACAATGGCAGCTCGACGGATATCCTATACTACCTAGCGTTCCAGCAAATGGGGATTGACAGAGAATGA